One stretch of Streptomyces hygroscopicus DNA includes these proteins:
- a CDS encoding transcriptional regulator → MRILVVEDEVDLAHTLHTGLTAEGYSVDLAHDGRQGLWMARTGEYALVVLDLMLPGLNGYKVCAQLRREGDATPILVLTAKDGDWDQTEALDTGADDYLAKPFSYMVLVARLRALVRRAATAAPPVLAVGDLSLDVAGRVCRRAGARVELTPREFAVLELLARRAGQAVSKTDLLYHAWPDQARDPNLVEARVSALRKKVDSAFGRRSLQTVRGTGYRLVDDRERD, encoded by the coding sequence GTGCGCATTCTGGTGGTCGAAGACGAGGTGGACCTTGCCCACACCCTGCACACCGGTCTGACCGCCGAGGGCTACAGCGTCGACCTGGCCCATGACGGCCGGCAGGGACTGTGGATGGCCCGGACCGGCGAATACGCCCTTGTCGTACTGGACTTGATGCTGCCCGGACTCAACGGCTACAAGGTCTGCGCCCAGCTGCGCCGGGAGGGCGACGCGACCCCCATCCTGGTACTCACCGCCAAGGACGGGGACTGGGATCAGACAGAGGCCCTGGACACGGGGGCCGACGACTACCTGGCCAAACCCTTCTCCTACATGGTGCTCGTCGCACGGCTGCGGGCCCTGGTCAGACGGGCCGCCACGGCCGCTCCGCCCGTCCTTGCCGTGGGCGACCTCTCGTTGGATGTCGCCGGTCGGGTCTGCCGCCGGGCCGGGGCCCGAGTGGAGCTCACACCCCGGGAGTTCGCCGTGCTGGAGCTGCTGGCCCGCCGGGCGGGCCAGGCGGTCTCCAAAACGGATCTGCTCTATCACGCGTGGCCCGACCAAGCCCGGGATCCCAACCTGGTGGAGGCACGCGTCAGCGCACTGCGCAAGAAGGTGGACTCCGCGTTCGGCCGACGGTCCCTGCAGACCGTACGGGGTACCGGCTACCGGCTGGTGGACGACCGTGAACGCGACTGA